A genomic segment from bacterium encodes:
- a CDS encoding hydroxyacid dehydrogenase, with product MSRGQPNVAIAHWPGMDLFGEADLDLLRALGSLLNTKPIGAWDDEASAVLAEAEVIVGHWGCPPLDAAMLDRAPRLGLFAYAAGTVKMTLTDAVWDRNIRVTSGANANAEPVAEFTLAAILFANKGVLWRRGPADFSALSAMGDRQWGNYGRTIGIVGASLIGRRVIELLRPFPHLKVTLYDPYVTPEEAASLGVEKLELDELCASADVLSIHAPALPETMHMIGADQLSALPDGATVINTARGPLIDHGALMPHLASGRLYAILDVTDPEPLPEDSPLLEMPNVWISPHLAGSQGTDLARMTDYVIEEIRRWSAGEPALNEVTQDRLATMA from the coding sequence ATGAGCCGAGGGCAACCCAACGTCGCGATCGCCCACTGGCCGGGCATGGATTTGTTTGGCGAGGCCGACCTCGACCTGCTGCGGGCATTGGGTTCGCTGTTGAACACCAAGCCCATCGGGGCGTGGGACGACGAAGCCAGTGCCGTGCTGGCCGAAGCCGAGGTGATCGTCGGCCATTGGGGGTGCCCGCCGCTGGACGCCGCCATGCTCGACCGGGCCCCCCGGTTGGGCCTCTTTGCCTACGCAGCAGGCACGGTAAAGATGACTTTGACCGATGCGGTGTGGGATCGGAACATCAGGGTGACCAGCGGGGCCAACGCCAATGCCGAACCGGTGGCCGAGTTCACCTTGGCCGCCATCCTGTTTGCCAACAAGGGCGTTCTGTGGCGCCGGGGCCCGGCGGACTTCTCGGCATTGTCGGCCATGGGCGACCGCCAGTGGGGCAACTATGGCCGCACCATCGGCATTGTCGGCGCCTCGCTGATCGGTCGGCGGGTGATCGAGTTATTGCGGCCCTTCCCACACTTGAAGGTGACTCTGTACGACCCTTACGTCACCCCCGAAGAAGCGGCCTCGCTGGGGGTGGAAAAGCTGGAGCTAGACGAGCTGTGTGCAAGCGCCGACGTGTTGTCCATCCACGCGCCGGCCCTGCCCGAAACCATGCACATGATCGGCGCCGACCAGCTCTCGGCACTGCCCGACGGCGCCACGGTGATCAACACCGCCCGCGGCCCGTTGATCGACCACGGGGCGCTCATGCCCCACCTTGCATCGGGCCGACTCTACGCCATCTTGGATGTGACCGATCCCGAGCCGCTGCCCGAAGACAGCCCGCTGCTGGAGATGCCCAACGTGTGGATCAGCCCCCACTTGGCCGGCAGCCAGGGCACCGATCTGGCCCGCATGACCGACTACGTGATCGAGGAAATCCGCCGGTGGTCCGCTGGCGAACCGGCCCTCAACGAGGTTACCCAAGACCGATTGGCCACCATGGCATGA
- a CDS encoding glycosyltransferase has translation MSLDFRFPEHPLAEATTAGALADRLVTATAEKLAEFEQSAAPGFKLPGLHAGHPVLDDTTADLMYVLGLLIDCGVDEVAGCDLQSRIPALIASLDPAAVEGFYSYRVGETVLRLGGLDALPSDLRQPVLDAVYSKEIIARLDDTDAIPPNFAVVATRCLRALARLQGDDEPAELPALLGRVRSMFTSPTGWLNDGMGNYVHYDIYTPDMYLFAEPLVDQLGPGWADGLSQVLRDLDEVAQPGGAVVWGRSIGALGMAITIELAAIAAGRDLNAPQDRWLARADATLGDLLEWFPKGVIAAHQNRAPMFYRGPARRLQMTLDIYGKLLLSALELRRRPEVGGAPSTDAFLPAERFIRFDDSGRATVWSYRSKSLSFALSTLFGFSADYAPSPRGPGLLEQPTSGHPVLLPVISPRGRDEMAGTSSAPLIPAGLPVSVEHTPGSVTLVHDGWAPAGSSDLVVTGSRTATYKVEGRSLVVSEQLRFDDPDGLPGPLTLSVAEPAIRPIDVEVDTGRVQAIDTAGVAEWRSFWGELPQVYQAEIEPAASVDFTWRITPRLRVTSTIHGHPYDRSLYDPLADRVVAASAGIPDDKLVGRLRDIDVLHMAWPEWWSGVDPERTAQVLGQVKATGTAIVWTQHNLLPHFFKTDEAAASYQLWAEAADAVIHHSEVGRDVALATYRYGTHTEHHVIPHGHWGREYETVSNTTRQDVELSEGWAPCGLRVAVIGTPRVEKDLQLVVDAVAACQRDDIQLVIRVDLSVAVPDDPRIIAEHGHLDFNQYLRRMKAFDAVILPFASSGMLTTGTAFDCLGAGVPAITSDWDFFDETFIGADIRYGTTVEDLARCLDELTPQELDRSRQALIDRRPAFDWALVADQTLAVLEAAALRRT, from the coding sequence ATGAGCTTGGACTTCCGCTTTCCCGAGCATCCCCTGGCTGAGGCAACCACTGCCGGGGCGCTGGCAGACCGCCTGGTGACGGCGACGGCCGAGAAGCTGGCCGAGTTCGAGCAGTCGGCCGCTCCCGGCTTCAAGCTGCCCGGCCTGCACGCCGGGCATCCAGTGCTTGACGACACCACTGCCGACCTGATGTACGTGCTGGGGCTGCTCATCGACTGCGGTGTGGACGAAGTCGCCGGCTGCGACCTGCAAAGCCGCATCCCGGCGCTGATCGCCTCGCTCGACCCTGCCGCAGTCGAGGGCTTCTACAGCTATCGGGTCGGGGAGACCGTGCTGCGACTGGGCGGCCTGGATGCGCTGCCTTCCGACCTGCGCCAACCTGTGCTCGACGCCGTGTACTCCAAGGAGATCATCGCCCGGCTCGACGACACCGATGCCATCCCTCCCAATTTTGCAGTAGTTGCCACTCGGTGTCTGCGGGCCCTGGCTCGCCTCCAGGGTGACGATGAGCCTGCCGAGCTGCCTGCTCTGCTGGGCCGGGTGCGCTCCATGTTCACCAGCCCCACCGGATGGCTCAACGACGGCATGGGCAACTACGTCCACTACGACATCTACACCCCCGACATGTACCTGTTCGCCGAACCCCTCGTAGACCAACTCGGTCCCGGATGGGCCGACGGGCTGTCCCAGGTGCTTCGCGATCTCGACGAGGTGGCCCAGCCGGGCGGGGCTGTCGTGTGGGGGCGCTCCATTGGCGCGCTGGGCATGGCCATCACCATCGAATTAGCCGCCATCGCCGCCGGACGCGATCTGAACGCCCCTCAAGACCGCTGGCTGGCCCGGGCCGACGCCACGCTCGGCGATCTGCTGGAGTGGTTCCCCAAAGGGGTGATCGCCGCCCACCAGAACCGGGCTCCAATGTTCTACCGGGGCCCGGCCCGACGGCTTCAGATGACCTTGGACATCTACGGAAAGCTCCTGCTGTCGGCCCTGGAGCTGCGGCGCAGACCAGAGGTGGGGGGAGCGCCGTCCACCGATGCCTTCCTGCCGGCCGAGCGCTTCATCCGATTCGACGATTCCGGGCGGGCCACGGTGTGGTCGTACCGCTCCAAATCGCTGTCGTTCGCCCTGTCCACCCTCTTCGGCTTCTCCGCCGACTACGCCCCGTCGCCGCGGGGCCCGGGTCTGTTGGAGCAGCCCACCTCAGGCCATCCGGTGTTGCTGCCGGTGATTTCCCCCCGGGGGCGAGACGAAATGGCTGGCACCAGCAGTGCCCCGCTGATTCCCGCCGGTCTGCCCGTCTCGGTGGAGCACACTCCTGGGTCGGTCACCTTGGTCCACGACGGGTGGGCACCCGCGGGAAGCAGTGATCTGGTGGTGACCGGAAGCAGAACCGCCACATACAAGGTGGAGGGCCGTTCGCTGGTCGTGTCCGAACAACTCCGATTTGACGACCCCGATGGCCTTCCTGGTCCCCTCACCCTGTCGGTGGCCGAACCCGCCATCCGGCCGATTGACGTGGAGGTCGATACCGGTCGGGTTCAGGCCATCGACACCGCCGGGGTAGCTGAATGGCGCAGTTTCTGGGGCGAATTGCCCCAGGTGTACCAGGCTGAGATCGAACCAGCCGCGTCGGTGGACTTCACCTGGAGGATCACCCCCCGACTGCGGGTGACCAGCACCATCCACGGCCACCCCTACGACCGCTCACTCTACGACCCGCTGGCCGACCGAGTGGTGGCCGCTAGCGCGGGCATTCCCGACGACAAGCTGGTCGGAAGGCTGCGGGACATCGACGTGCTGCACATGGCCTGGCCCGAATGGTGGAGCGGTGTGGACCCCGAGCGCACCGCTCAAGTGCTGGGGCAAGTGAAGGCCACCGGCACCGCCATCGTGTGGACTCAGCACAACCTGCTCCCCCACTTCTTCAAGACCGACGAGGCCGCCGCCAGCTACCAACTGTGGGCCGAGGCGGCCGACGCGGTCATCCATCACAGCGAAGTGGGTCGTGACGTGGCCCTGGCCACCTACCGCTACGGCACTCACACCGAGCACCACGTCATCCCCCACGGCCACTGGGGCCGCGAGTACGAAACGGTGTCCAACACCACCCGACAAGACGTAGAGCTGTCCGAGGGATGGGCGCCGTGCGGGCTCCGAGTGGCGGTGATCGGCACCCCCCGAGTGGAGAAAGACCTGCAACTGGTGGTGGACGCGGTGGCCGCCTGCCAGCGGGACGACATCCAACTGGTCATCCGGGTTGACCTGTCGGTGGCCGTGCCCGACGATCCCCGCATCATTGCCGAGCACGGCCATCTCGACTTCAACCAGTACCTGCGGCGTATGAAGGCCTTCGACGCGGTCATCCTCCCGTTCGCCTCTTCAGGAATGCTCACCACCGGCACCGCGTTCGACTGCCTGGGAGCGGGGGTGCCCGCCATCACCAGCGACTGGGACTTCTTCGACGAGACCTTCATCGGCGCCGACATCCGCTACGGCACAACCGTCGAAGACCTCGCCCGGTGCCTCGACGAACTCACGCCTCAAGAGCTGGACCGCTCCCGCCAAGCCCTGATCGACCGTCGCCCGGCCTTCGACTGGGCCCTCGTCGCCGATCAAACCTTGGCCGTTCTGGAAGCCGCCGCCCTTCGCAGAACCTGA
- a CDS encoding enoyl-CoA hydratase, with product MDDYKYVDYETADAVATITLARPEKANAQNERMLDELHHHFLAAEYDDDVKVIVLRGEGRHFSAGHDLGGGAPDPDAVSLAEPDGSWQLNKIYRWEARKYLGYSWHWRNIPKPTIGAIQGKAIAGALNLIWPLDLLVVADDVEFSDPVVLMAIGGVEYHGHTWELGARRAKDLLFTQRSLGAEEALQMGLAREVVPRDQLWERTHELAAQIATNNAFGLAQAKRAVNQTLDVQGYYTALQSVFDVHHTGHGNAISVSGYPILMQLDEMKQNLKNQ from the coding sequence ATGGACGACTACAAATACGTCGATTACGAGACCGCTGACGCCGTGGCCACCATCACCCTGGCCCGGCCCGAGAAGGCCAACGCCCAGAACGAGCGGATGCTCGACGAGCTGCACCACCATTTCTTGGCCGCGGAGTACGACGACGATGTGAAGGTGATCGTGCTGCGGGGCGAGGGCAGGCATTTCTCCGCTGGCCACGATCTGGGGGGTGGCGCTCCCGATCCTGACGCGGTGTCGCTGGCCGAGCCCGACGGCAGCTGGCAGTTGAACAAGATCTACCGGTGGGAGGCCCGCAAGTACCTGGGCTATTCGTGGCACTGGCGCAACATCCCCAAGCCCACCATCGGCGCCATCCAGGGCAAGGCCATCGCTGGCGCCCTCAACCTGATCTGGCCGCTGGACCTGCTGGTAGTGGCCGACGACGTGGAATTCTCCGACCCGGTGGTGCTGATGGCCATCGGCGGGGTGGAGTACCACGGCCACACCTGGGAGCTGGGTGCCCGCCGGGCCAAAGATCTCCTGTTCACCCAGCGCTCGCTGGGCGCTGAAGAGGCACTTCAGATGGGGCTGGCCCGAGAGGTTGTCCCCCGCGACCAACTCTGGGAGCGCACTCACGAGCTGGCCGCGCAGATCGCCACGAACAACGCCTTCGGTCTGGCTCAGGCCAAGCGGGCGGTCAACCAAACCCTTGATGTGCAGGGCTACTACACCGCCCTCCAGTCGGTGTTCGACGTCCACCACACGGGCCACGGCAACGCCATCAGCGTGAGCGGCTATCCCATCTTGATGCAGCTCGACGAAATGAAGCAGAACCTCAAGAACCAGTAG
- the manB gene encoding phosphomannomutase/phosphoglucomutase (converts mannose-6-phosphate to mannose-1-phosphate; the resulting product is then converted to GDP-mannose by ManC which is then used in the synthesis of mannose-containing glycoconjugates that are important for mediating entry into host cells): protein MATDYDAIFKAYDVRGTVGDQIDADGARAIGGAFARFVASSGAPAVLVGRDMRPEGEEFAAAFGEGAMDHGIDVVDVGLCATDMLYYASGSFDLPGAVFTASHNPAGYNGIKMCGAGAAPISSDTGLEAIKAMAIAGPDPGAAKGARTTRDLLSGYVAHVRSFVDTKALAPLLVVADTANGMGGLVVPAVFDGLPFTLDHLYPELDGTFPNHPADPLQPENQRDLQDRVLALSADVGMAFDGDADRMFLVDENARPVSGSLTTAIIARSILDRDPGAVMIHNLICSKAVPEVIAEGGGKAVRTRVGHSYIKQAMAETGAVFGGEHSGHYYFRDNYRADSGLIAALVVLEALSHHPAGLSDLVSSFDRYAASGELNTRVADAASVIERVAAAFPDARQDRLDGLTVDLDDWWFNLRPSNTEPLLRLNLEAPTPDEVEQRVAEVQPLIA, encoded by the coding sequence ATGGCCACCGACTACGACGCCATCTTCAAGGCCTACGACGTACGGGGCACCGTCGGCGATCAAATCGATGCCGACGGCGCTCGGGCCATCGGCGGCGCCTTCGCCCGATTCGTGGCCTCATCGGGGGCGCCAGCAGTGCTGGTCGGAAGAGACATGCGCCCCGAGGGCGAGGAATTCGCCGCCGCCTTCGGCGAGGGCGCGATGGACCACGGGATCGACGTGGTGGACGTGGGGCTATGCGCCACCGACATGCTCTACTACGCCTCAGGCAGCTTCGACCTGCCCGGTGCGGTGTTCACCGCCTCCCACAATCCCGCGGGCTACAACGGGATCAAGATGTGCGGGGCCGGGGCCGCTCCGATCAGCTCTGACACCGGCTTGGAAGCAATCAAGGCCATGGCCATCGCCGGCCCCGATCCTGGCGCGGCCAAGGGAGCCCGCACAACCCGCGACCTGCTGAGCGGCTACGTGGCCCATGTGCGCTCATTTGTGGACACCAAGGCACTGGCCCCGCTGCTGGTGGTGGCCGACACCGCCAACGGCATGGGGGGCTTGGTGGTGCCCGCGGTGTTCGACGGTTTGCCCTTCACACTCGACCATCTGTACCCCGAACTAGACGGCACTTTCCCCAACCACCCGGCCGACCCTCTTCAACCCGAGAACCAGAGGGACCTGCAAGACCGGGTGCTGGCTCTCAGCGCCGACGTGGGAATGGCCTTCGACGGCGACGCCGACCGCATGTTCCTGGTTGACGAGAACGCCCGACCGGTCTCGGGTTCGCTCACCACCGCCATCATCGCCCGCTCGATCCTCGACCGCGATCCCGGCGCCGTCATGATTCACAACTTGATCTGTTCCAAGGCAGTCCCCGAGGTGATCGCCGAGGGAGGCGGGAAAGCGGTTCGCACTCGGGTGGGCCACTCCTACATCAAGCAGGCCATGGCCGAGACCGGTGCGGTGTTCGGCGGCGAGCACTCCGGCCACTACTATTTCAGGGACAACTACCGGGCCGACAGCGGGCTGATCGCCGCCCTGGTGGTGTTGGAGGCCCTCAGCCACCACCCAGCCGGACTGTCCGACCTGGTTTCGAGCTTCGACCGCTACGCCGCATCGGGGGAGCTGAACACAAGAGTGGCTGATGCCGCCTCGGTGATCGAGCGGGTTGCGGCCGCCTTCCCCGACGCCCGCCAAGACCGCCTCGATGGACTCACCGTGGACCTCGATGACTGGTGGTTCAATCTGCGCCCCTCCAACACCGAGCCCCTGTTGCGGCTGAATCTGGAGGCCCCCACGCCTGATGAAGTCGAACAGCGAGTGGCCGAGGTCCAACCCCTCATCGCCTAA
- a CDS encoding cytochrome P450, with the protein MPTREPTIREMPPPPHIVGLQHFTTYAEIDEILRSRNFRQGSHQESQPFFGRSLLTIDGDEHFERRRLEAPLFAKAALEYYEHTELIPLIDKTLEECRDNRDADGVVRADLCVLLRTMLARIAAATTGIDGVDTPERTTAFREYVEQLGTGATVEWSTEDHDEVIRRILAVRDDFDRDFFASSVARRRALIERFHQGEIERDELPVDLITMLYLHWNDDWDEGLPIREACLFLVAATQTTTHSVPHLIAHLDEWFDSHPEDQSKVTDREYIKRAAHEALRLHLPSPALLRIANEDVTLSNGKTIATDERVACLFTPANRDPKVFGPDAGEFNPYREVSSVKPWGLTFGGGEHICIGRTLVTGLSARTDNDEGTDGTLVNIAGALYNAGIEIDPDDPPTYTEASHHDAYGRFPILLTKL; encoded by the coding sequence GTGCCGACTCGAGAGCCCACCATCCGAGAAATGCCGCCGCCTCCGCACATTGTGGGGTTGCAACACTTCACCACCTATGCCGAAATCGACGAGATTCTGCGGTCGCGGAATTTCCGGCAGGGGTCACATCAGGAGAGCCAGCCGTTCTTCGGGCGCTCCCTGTTGACCATCGACGGCGACGAGCACTTCGAACGCCGTCGGCTCGAGGCACCACTGTTCGCCAAAGCCGCGCTCGAGTATTACGAGCACACTGAGCTGATTCCGCTGATCGACAAGACGCTGGAAGAGTGTCGCGACAACCGGGATGCCGACGGGGTGGTGCGAGCCGACCTCTGCGTGCTGCTGCGCACCATGCTGGCCCGCATTGCCGCCGCCACTACCGGCATCGACGGGGTGGACACTCCCGAACGAACCACCGCATTTCGGGAGTACGTCGAGCAGCTCGGCACGGGGGCCACCGTCGAGTGGTCCACTGAGGACCACGACGAGGTGATCAGGCGCATCTTGGCAGTACGCGACGACTTCGACCGCGACTTCTTTGCCTCATCAGTGGCCCGTCGCCGGGCCCTCATCGAGCGTTTTCACCAAGGTGAGATCGAGCGGGACGAGCTGCCTGTCGATCTGATCACCATGCTCTATCTGCATTGGAACGACGACTGGGACGAGGGGCTGCCCATCCGGGAGGCCTGCCTGTTCTTGGTGGCGGCTACCCAGACCACTACCCACTCTGTGCCCCACCTCATCGCCCACCTCGACGAGTGGTTCGACAGCCACCCGGAGGACCAATCCAAGGTGACCGACCGGGAGTACATCAAGCGGGCCGCCCACGAGGCCCTGCGGCTGCACCTGCCGTCGCCCGCTCTGCTGCGGATCGCCAACGAGGACGTGACGTTGAGCAACGGAAAGACCATCGCCACCGACGAGCGGGTGGCGTGCCTGTTCACCCCGGCCAACCGCGACCCCAAGGTGTTCGGCCCCGACGCCGGGGAATTCAACCCCTACCGGGAGGTCAGCTCAGTAAAACCCTGGGGTTTGACCTTTGGCGGCGGCGAGCACATCTGCATCGGGCGCACCCTGGTCACCGGCCTCTCGGCCCGCACCGACAACGACGAGGGCACCGACGGCACGCTGGTCAACATCGCCGGCGCGCTCTACAACGCCGGAATCGAGATCGATCCCGACGATCCGCCGACCTACACCGAGGCCAGCCACCACGATGCCTACGGCCGCTTCCCGATTCTGCTGACCAAGCTGTAA
- a CDS encoding ferredoxin, translating into MEKEQLHVTVDHQQCQGVGYCERVAPLVFRLGDDTLSHVIDSHPPESERDAVEEAATLCPSRAIRY; encoded by the coding sequence ATGGAAAAAGAGCAGTTGCATGTCACCGTCGACCACCAGCAGTGCCAGGGGGTCGGCTATTGCGAGCGGGTTGCGCCTCTGGTGTTCCGGCTAGGTGACGACACACTGTCGCATGTCATCGACAGCCACCCCCCTGAATCCGAGCGGGACGCAGTCGAGGAAGCCGCCACACTTTGCCCCAGCCGCGCCATCCGCTACTGA
- a CDS encoding zinc-binding dehydrogenase translates to MRAVVFQDGQATTGEVDDPRPGHRQLLVAVRAAGLNGADLAQAKGGYNPPPGAPATGGLEMAGEVVAAGDGCQRFSAGDRVMAVVQGGGQAQLCMVDEPLAMPVPESLDWESAGGFPEVFATAHDALFTQAGLAMGERVCVHGAAGGVGVAAVQLAAATGAEVTATVRNPDSRRAVAELGAHAIDPRDFVDAGPFDVILELVGAPNWPANLKALATEGRIMVIGVGAGAEVSLNLALLMIKRVRLFASTLRPRSLEQRAAVARQVEQHVLPLVESGRLHVPIARTFPLAEAAEAYEYFAVPGKLGKVVLIP, encoded by the coding sequence ATGCGAGCGGTGGTTTTCCAAGACGGGCAGGCGACAACCGGGGAAGTAGACGATCCCCGACCGGGTCACCGCCAACTATTGGTGGCAGTGCGGGCCGCGGGGCTGAACGGCGCCGACTTGGCTCAGGCCAAAGGGGGCTACAACCCGCCGCCGGGAGCGCCAGCCACCGGCGGATTGGAAATGGCCGGAGAGGTGGTGGCCGCCGGTGATGGCTGCCAGCGGTTCTCGGCGGGAGATCGAGTCATGGCGGTGGTGCAGGGGGGCGGACAGGCCCAACTCTGTATGGTGGACGAGCCGCTGGCCATGCCGGTTCCCGAATCGCTGGACTGGGAGAGCGCCGGGGGGTTTCCCGAGGTGTTCGCCACCGCCCACGACGCCTTGTTCACCCAAGCCGGTCTGGCCATGGGCGAGCGGGTGTGCGTCCATGGTGCCGCCGGCGGAGTGGGGGTGGCCGCGGTGCAGCTGGCCGCCGCCACTGGGGCAGAGGTGACCGCAACCGTGCGCAACCCCGATTCCCGCCGCGCGGTGGCCGAATTGGGAGCACATGCCATCGACCCCAGGGACTTCGTTGATGCCGGGCCGTTCGACGTGATCCTGGAATTGGTTGGCGCCCCCAACTGGCCCGCCAACCTGAAGGCCCTGGCCACCGAAGGGCGCATCATGGTCATTGGTGTTGGCGCGGGAGCGGAGGTGTCGCTGAACCTGGCCCTGCTCATGATCAAGCGAGTGCGCCTATTCGCCTCCACGCTGCGCCCCCGCTCTCTGGAGCAGAGAGCTGCGGTCGCCCGGCAGGTGGAGCAACACGTGCTGCCGCTGGTGGAATCCGGCCGACTCCATGTCCCCATCGCCCGAACCTTCCCGCTGGCCGAGGCGGCCGAGGCCTATGAGTACTTCGCCGTTCCCGGCAAGCTTGGCAAGGTTGTACTCATCCCATGA
- a CDS encoding HD domain-containing protein yields MATLTQATFTRMDESTAEDWAATASAHHYLEQGLADRVLREMRDLATGPQGFAVDRLTHSIQTAHRAEKAGRDDEYLVCALVHDIGDLLNPYNHPDLAAAILKPFVSEENLWMVQMHGVFQGYYFWHHVGLDRNSRDAYADQPHYDRCAEFCAEYDMPAFDPSYPTPPLEHYEPLVRSFFAPKA; encoded by the coding sequence ATGGCAACACTGACTCAAGCCACGTTCACCCGCATGGACGAGTCCACGGCCGAGGATTGGGCGGCAACCGCTTCTGCACACCACTACCTGGAGCAGGGACTGGCCGACCGGGTACTGCGGGAGATGCGGGATCTGGCCACCGGACCCCAGGGCTTCGCCGTCGACCGGTTGACCCACAGCATCCAGACCGCCCATCGGGCCGAGAAGGCCGGGCGGGATGACGAGTATCTGGTGTGCGCGCTGGTCCACGACATCGGAGACCTGCTCAATCCCTACAACCACCCCGACCTGGCCGCGGCCATCCTCAAGCCGTTTGTGTCGGAGGAGAATCTCTGGATGGTGCAGATGCACGGCGTCTTCCAGGGCTACTACTTCTGGCACCACGTGGGCCTCGACCGCAACAGCCGTGACGCCTACGCCGACCAACCCCACTACGACCGCTGCGCCGAGTTCTGCGCCGAATACGACATGCCGGCCTTCGACCCGTCCTATCCCACACCGCCCCTGGAGCACTACGAGCCGCTGGTGCGGAGCTTCTTCGCCCCCAAAGCGTGA
- the dcd gene encoding dCTP deaminase, with amino-acid sequence MILSDVSIRKALAEGRIEIDPLADDAIQPSSVDLRIDRYFRVFRNHTEGLIDVKKNMDALTEPVEIEPDGVFILHPGEFVLGSTLERVRIPDDLVARLEGKSSLGRLGLLIHSTAGFVDAGWNGRLTLELSNVATLPITLYAGMKIGQISFIRMTTPAENPYGSAEAGSKYQDQAGPVPSRYWKNW; translated from the coding sequence GTGATCCTCTCCGACGTATCCATCCGCAAGGCACTAGCGGAGGGCCGCATCGAGATCGACCCGCTGGCCGACGATGCCATTCAGCCGTCGTCAGTCGATCTGCGCATCGACCGCTATTTCCGGGTGTTCCGCAACCACACCGAGGGGTTGATCGACGTCAAGAAGAACATGGACGCCCTCACCGAGCCGGTGGAGATCGAGCCCGACGGGGTGTTCATCCTCCACCCCGGCGAGTTCGTGCTGGGATCGACGCTGGAACGGGTGCGGATTCCCGATGACTTGGTGGCCCGGCTGGAAGGCAAGTCGTCGCTGGGCCGGCTCGGGCTGCTGATCCACTCCACTGCCGGGTTCGTAGACGCCGGCTGGAACGGCCGCCTCACCTTGGAGCTGTCCAACGTGGCCACCCTTCCCATCACCCTGTATGCCGGGATGAAGATCGGCCAGATCTCCTTCATCCGCATGACCACGCCTGCCGAGAACCCCTACGGATCAGCCGAGGCCGGCTCCAAATACCAGGATCAAGCCGGCCCCGTA